ACCGCCGCCGGTCTAGAGCCGGCGCGGCTGGAGGCGGCGGCCAACGCCCTCCTGGCGGCTAGGAACGTCTACATAGTGGGGGCCGGCACCTCCTACCACGCCGGGCTCATCCTGGCCCACCTCCTCCCCCGCCTGAAGCTGACGCCTGTGCCCATCGTGGCGTCTGAATACGCCGCGTACGAGCCGCTTTTCGACAAAGACGACTTCGCCATCGCCGTGTCCCAGTCGGGGGAGACGATAGACACCATAAAGGCGGTGAGGGCTATGAGGGAGAGGGGGGTGAGGGTGGCGGCGGTTACCAACGTGGTTGGGAGTACCCTCTCTAGGGAAAGCGACTTGGTGATATACACGAGGGCGGGGCCTGAGATAGGTGTAGCGGCCACCAAGACCTTCACCACGCAGGTGCTGACCCTCTCCGCCCTGTACGTATCCGCCCTGAGGTTGCTGGGCTACGACGTGGCAGAACGCGAGAGGGAGCTGAAAGCCGCCCCCGATCTCGCCAGGCGGGTCGTGGAGAAGACCGCGGGCACCGCCAAGGATCTAGCCAGGAGGCTGAGGCAGAAGCCCAGTGCCTACTACCTAGGCCGGGGGGCCGCCCTGCCGGTGGCCATGGAGGGCGCCCTCAAGCTCAAGGAGGTGGCCTATATACACGCCGAGGCCTACCCCGCGGGCGAGTCCAAGCACGGCCCAATCGCCCTAGTGGAGGAGGACTTCCCCGTGGTGTTCGTCTTCTCAGACCCAGCCACCCGGGAGAAGACACTGAGCAACGTCGCGGAGATGAAGGCGAGGGGCGCCTTCGCCATAGGCACAGTCCCCGCACGGAGCGACTACGCAAAGAAGCTGGACGTAGCCATAGAGGTGCCCGATGCCGGCGAGCTCACAGCCCCAATAGCCCACGTAATCCCCCTACAGATGCTCGCCTACTTCGCCGCCGTGGAGAGGGGCTACGACCCAGACAAGCCGAGAAACCTCGCCAAGACAGTAACAGTGGAGTGACATGAAAATCGCCCCAGTGGTCCTCGCGGGGGGGAAGCCAGGCGTCTTTGAAAAACTCACGGGGCCCCTCCCCAAGACCTACGTAAAGATAGGCGGGAGAAGGCTCTACCACTACGCCGCCGAGGCCCTGGCCTCTATCTTCGGCAAGGTGTACGTCGTCGCCCCGCACCCCGAGAAGCTCCCCTATACATACATCGAGGAGAGGGGCCAAGGCATCGAGCAGGCAATCGCCGCCGCGGAGTCCTACATAGGCGCCGAGAGCCACATACTCCTCGCCTACGGCGACGTCTACGTCGACCCCGCGGCGTACAGAGCCCTGGTGGAGGGCGCAGCCTCGGCGGGGGCAGACGGCGCAGTGCTGGCGGTTCCGAGGAGGGCGACCAGGGGATACGGTGTCCTCGAGACGAGGCCCGGCGGGCTCCTGGCAAGGATAGGCGGCGAGGGCCAGTGGATATTCGGCGGCGCCGCCCTCCTCCCCCGCGCCTTGGCAAAAGCGGCGGCGCAACGCGGCCTCTACGAAGCAGTGAACGAAGCCGCCGGCTCCATGAAAATCGCCGTGGTGCCCTGGAGCGGCGTCTGGCAGGACGTAAACTACCCAGAAGATCTCGTACAGTTGCTCGAATACACAGCCCCCAGACACACCTACATAGCGAGAGGCGCCAAGGTGAGCCCCACAGCCGTCGTGGAGGGCCCCGTCGTCATAGAGGAGGGGGCCGAGATAGACCACTTCGCCGTGGTGAAAGGCCCCGCCTACATAGGCAGAGGAGCCTTCATAGGAGCCCACGCCCTAGTCCGCAACCACGCCGACGTGGAGGAGGGCGCCGTGGTGGGCAGTAGCTCAGAGGTAAGCCACAGCCTAATATGCGAAAAGGCCACCGTAGGAAGGGCCTCCTTCATATCCTACAGCGTGGTGGGCCCCGACGCAGTCGTCGAGCCAAACGTAGTCACCATGTCAGTCCTGAGAGAAGGACGGGAGAGGCTAGAGCCAATAGAGGTAAGAGGCAGAACCTACTACAAACTCGGCGCCCTCATACCAAAAGCAAGCCGCGTCCAGTCAGGCACAGTCCTCCAGCCAGGCACAGGCTGGCACTAAACCCAACAGCCCCCACCCACGGCGGCACTCCACCGCCGACCACGACAAGCCCCTCACACCTATTCAAAAAGACACGCAACTCAGACTCCACCTTCCACAGGATACAGAAAACAGCCGGGCGGTGATGACTGGCTCGGCCTCTGACCTCTGAAGATAGGGTGTTGAACTGAGCCCGCCCGGCCATTCACACTATACACATCTATTTATAAGTCTTACCGCTCAGCCCCCCACGGAGGCCAAGCCACCACCAGCACCAAACTCCAAGAACCCACGCAAATCGACCCCCAAACCCCCCATCGATGGAGGAAATCGACCGAGCCACCTACCGCCGATGCAAGCCCCCCTCAACTTTATACCGTCATAAAATCCAAGAGGGTAAGTGAACAGAACCCCTCGGCGGCGCCCCACGGCTAGGCGGATCCCCCCCCCACAGCAAACAGCGTCAAGAACACCACAGCAACCACACGGCGAAGCCACAAAACAGAAACTTGTAAACAACTAGATCTCCACCTCAATGAAAGTAACTAAATGGTGGGGCCGCCGGGATTTGAACCTTATCCCAAGCCCCCACGCGGGGGCTTGACGGGATCACCGGCGCACTGGCGAGCGGGGCTCGGCCCCAGGCCGGCATCCTAGCCAGGCTAGACTACGGCCCCCCAGCGCCTGTGTATATGCCCCATGTTTATAAGTCTTTCGCCGTTGTGCCGGATCTCTGCGTGCTCAAAAAATTTAAAAACTAGATGCTATTCCCCGTACAGAGCCCGGTCGTCTAGCGGCCAAAGGACAACCCGGCTTGGGATGCGGGGCTCTGGACCCCGTGGCCCGTCGAGCCCCTTATGGGGCTCGGGCTAGGGTTCGAATCCCGGCCGGGCTACCACTTACTGTTTCTATCTGTGTGGAAATGCCTCAAAGGCGCTATACGGCGCCCCACATCTAAAGCTCTTCCTTATTACTGCACTAGCATAGTGACGCGTAGCTGGCATGGCGCTGTTCTACACATATTTACGGGACGTGGCCCGCGCTTAACAGCTTATATATTGCGGCTCTGTTGTCTCTGTGGAGCTGGCGGTTCCTGGCTCTCTGTTGGCTGTCTTGGCGTATGTGGTTCACATCTTTGGCTTTGTGCTGGCGGTTGTGGGGTGGGCGCAACAGGGCGTCTATCTACTCGTCGTTTCCCATCTGCTTATGCTATTTGGGATGGGCATGCTTTTTGTGGGGCTTTCGGGATATGGGAGGCTTGGCGCGGCGTTTGTACTGATGTCGAGTGTATTAAGCATCTACACGCGGTTTACTGTGTTTATATTTATGTCGCCGGCTTCTTTCTACACGGTGCTGGCGCCCGCGGGGCTGTTACTACTGTGGGTTGAGGTGGCCAAGAGGAGGGGGGCGTTGGCCAAGTCTCTAAGTATTCTGCTCCTCGCCAGCTTCGTCTCGACTACCCTCTCCTTGGTGGGGTACGTACTTGGGGTGAGGATCGTGCCGGCGCTCCCCCTCGCGTATCTACTCGAAGGCCCGTCGGCCAGGTAGCTGTTGCACCGGCGCGGTAGCGCCGCACCGGCGCATCATCAGACCGCGCCCGGCGTCGGGGGGCTTTCCGCGGAGGGGGCCGCGTGGATTACCAACGCCGCCTCTTCGGCAGAGCGGTTTAGGGCGGTATCGCCTCCGTTGCCTCCACGGGTGTGGGGGGCTGGCCTATGCCGACGGTTGCGCGGATGTGGGGCTCTGGTTTTTATAGCGGTTTTTATCTGGGGCTGTGGAGGTGGCTGTGGCGCAGATGCCTAGGTTTTCGCGGGTGGAGGAGGGGGTGGCGTGGTTGCTGGGGCGGGTTCCGCGGGTGGATCTGCTGGTGCTTCCGGAGTACTGGCTTGGGGCTAGGGCTCTGGAGGAGGGGGAATTTGGGCGGGTGGTGTCGGGGCTGGTGGAGGTGGCGGGGGTGGTCGGGGGTGTGGTGGTGGGAGGCGGCCTCGCGGTGAGGCGGGGCGGCGCCGTGGTGAACGTCTGCCCCGTGGTGGGGAGGGACGGCTTGTTGACGTGGGGGGAGAAGATCTTCCCCTCGGCGGCTACGGGGGAGAGGGGCTGGGTTTCGCCGGGGAGGCGGCTGGCGCTGTTTAGGGCTGGGGGGTTTGTAGTTGGCTGTCTGGTGTGTGTAGATCTGCTTTATCCGGAGCTCGTGCGGAGGCTGGCCTCCGCCGGGGCTGAGGTGCTGGTTAACCCCGCCAGCATTTCCGCAGATCGCCGGGGGCTGTGGAGGGCTGTGGGCTTGGTGCGGGCGTTTGAAAACTCGGTGTACGTCGCGGCGGCGCTTGGGACTGGCTACCGCTACGCGGATGGGCGGCCGGCGGCTGGGGGGTCCTACGTGGCTTCTCCCAACGGCGGGTTGGTGGACTTCGGCGAGGAGGCGGGGGTCTACACGGCGCGGATCAGCCGCTCGGAGCTTGACTACGCCAGGTCAAGGCGGCGCTACCTTGAGGACGTGGCTAGGGGGGCGCCGGAGGTTGACTTAAATACCCACGGCCTATAGGCGACGTGTCGTGCCCAATCTGCCTAAAGCCTGTGGGGGTCGTGGAGGTGGGCCTCCCGCGGCTGGGGCGGGTGGATAAGTACGACTTCGTGTCTGTGATTCGGATTTTCGACGAATATGTAGAGGGGCTTGGGGGGCTGGAGGAGTACAGCCACGCATTCATAATATGGCTCTTCCACGAGACACGGGGCGTCAAGCTGAAGCTGAGGCCCTGGGGCCGGGAAGACTTCCCAGAGGTGGGCATATTCGCCACGCGCTTTACCCAGAGGCCCAACCCCATCGCCCTCTCCATAGTCAAGATCGTGGAGGTGGACCCGCCGAGGCTCAGAGTCCTAGGCCTCGACGCGTGGAGCGGGAGCCCCGTGCTGGACATCAAGCCCTACGACCACCTCGACGTCGTCAACGAGTTCAGAACCCCCGACTGGTTCGAGGAGTTTTTCAAAGAGACACGCGGCGGCCTCCCCCGCTGGCTAGGCCCAAGCCGCTAGGGGCAACCGCGCACCCACCGCACACCCACGCCGCATTCACCCCCGGAGCTCACCCGTCTTTTAAAACAACAGGACTTCATGCGCCCACCTGCGATGTTGGGGAGTCCGACGTCTTCTAGAGCTACGCACCTATGCTAGTATCGGCGTCGTGAATCGATCACGTCGATCTTAGTCGAGGTTGCGGCTGGGGTGCCGACGCCGCTAGATGAAATTATGTAAGAGAGCACCGCGCCGCGGATCTAGACGGGGTAGCACCTCCCGCCCCGTCCTATTTGTCGCGTTTTACGTTGTATCTCCGCCGCTGTGTGCGGATTTGGAGTATACAAAGCCTATATACCCCGGCACAGCGACGCGTCATGAAGGCTCCCAGGCCCAGGCTTGAGGCGGCTGTGTTGGTGGCCATTGTGCTGGTGGTTGCGTTAACACAAAGCGATTTATCTAAATATCAAGATCCGCTGTTTCCGGGGGTGAAGATGGCGAAGCCAGCCACATGCCGGTGATTTTCCAGGCTCCGTGTGATAAGGTGTTTACGCTGGGCTACGCTACGTGGCTGGGGTCCCGGGCGGCGTACGTCACTGTTTCCCACGGCTTAAATAACGGCGACGGCGTATACCAGCCGTGCTACTACGACTGCGGCGGAGAGCCCACTGGCTATGTCGAAGAGATGGACAAAGAGCTGTATGCAGACGCCGCTGTGTTGAAAATTGAGCAACGGGGAACTCAAGCCTCACCGCACGTAGAAATATGCGGATTCAACCCAGCCCCACCTCTGTCGAATGGCTACTTCACAGACGCAGAGTTGCAGAACTTGCAGGGACAGACGGTGTGGTCTATGCACAGGATAGGGCACGTGACAGGTTGCAAGGGAGGCCAAGCTAGGATCTATTTCTACGATCCCCAGTACTGTCTACTGTCTGTGTACTACGACCCCCAGTGGCAACCTGCTCAAGAGGGAGACAGCGGCTCTCCCCTCTTTCAGCTGAGATCAGACGCAATTGACAGAAGTTGGCACGTTAAAGTTGCTGGTATTTTCGTTAGGTTGCGACCTGCTGACAATCCGCAGTTTATGGAGTTCATGGGGGTCGAGTGTGTGAATAGATTCTACGGCTTGGGGTTTAGGTATGGCAACTAGGTTGCTAGTTCTCTTACTGCTGGCAGCCGCGGCTTTAATGGCCGTAGAGGTGTATCACGGCCAAGTTGTAAAGTTTGGCAACCTCACGGTGGTGTACTCAGTTTACGAAATCCCGGCGGTGAGAGTTGAGCTAAACGGATGTGTCTACTACGTAGTACGTGGCCACGACCCGAAGATTGTAGACATGTGGAGCCGTACGCAGAAAGATCTCGCCGAGTTTCACAACTTCACAGAGAGGTGGCAGAGGGAGTTTGAATTCAAGACGTGGCCTCTTATAGCTGACGAGCTTAGATCTGCCAACTACAGCGGATACCTAGATTTCTACTACTGTTGCGGCCCTCTTGTAAACAAGTCTATCGCAGAGAGACTCTCAAAATCAAGCAGGTGGGTAAATAGGACGGTTTCGCTCGCCGACGCCGTGAATAAGACGCTTAGAGCCGCAGGTCTAGATGTTAGGGGCGTCTATATTAACGTGTGGCAGGGCTTCATAAGCGTGGAGGCCTTCACAGACCCCCGCAGAGGCCTCAGCCAATATGCCAAGGTGAAAGGCGATCTTGACA
The sequence above is drawn from the Pyrobaculum ferrireducens genome and encodes:
- a CDS encoding NTP transferase domain-containing protein encodes the protein MKIAPVVLAGGKPGVFEKLTGPLPKTYVKIGGRRLYHYAAEALASIFGKVYVVAPHPEKLPYTYIEERGQGIEQAIAAAESYIGAESHILLAYGDVYVDPAAYRALVEGAASAGADGAVLAVPRRATRGYGVLETRPGGLLARIGGEGQWIFGGAALLPRALAKAAAQRGLYEAVNEAAGSMKIAVVPWSGVWQDVNYPEDLVQLLEYTAPRHTYIARGAKVSPTAVVEGPVVIEEGAEIDHFAVVKGPAYIGRGAFIGAHALVRNHADVEEGAVVGSSSEVSHSLICEKATVGRASFISYSVVGPDAVVEPNVVTMSVLREGRERLEPIEVRGRTYYKLGALIPKASRVQSGTVLQPGTGWH
- the glmS gene encoding glutamine--fructose-6-phosphate transaminase (isomerizing) → MCGIFGVVFAERPGRPLGEILRRGLERLEYRGYDSAGVAVVDRGLVVRKDAGKVAEVARRYGFDALQGVAGLAHTRWATHGRPDQVNAHPHVDCGGVIAVVHNGIIENYAELKEELAKRGHVFRSETDTEVVAHLVEEYKRQGLDTFSAFRKAVSRIRGAYAIALIDAENPQVIYFARHLSPLIIGVGDGFNIVASDIPTVLDHTKRIIAVRDGEYGYITPTEVYIEADGVPQDAASRVEEIPWSAEMATKGGYPHFMFKEIYEQPESLASTAAGLEPARLEAAANALLAARNVYIVGAGTSYHAGLILAHLLPRLKLTPVPIVASEYAAYEPLFDKDDFAIAVSQSGETIDTIKAVRAMRERGVRVAAVTNVVGSTLSRESDLVIYTRAGPEIGVAATKTFTTQVLTLSALYVSALRLLGYDVAERERELKAAPDLARRVVEKTAGTAKDLARRLRQKPSAYYLGRGAALPVAMEGALKLKEVAYIHAEAYPAGESKHGPIALVEEDFPVVFVFSDPATREKTLSNVAEMKARGAFAIGTVPARSDYAKKLDVAIEVPDAGELTAPIAHVIPLQMLAYFAAVERGYDPDKPRNLAKTVTVE
- a CDS encoding carbon-nitrogen hydrolase family protein; its protein translation is MEVAVAQMPRFSRVEEGVAWLLGRVPRVDLLVLPEYWLGARALEEGEFGRVVSGLVEVAGVVGGVVVGGGLAVRRGGAVVNVCPVVGRDGLLTWGEKIFPSAATGERGWVSPGRRLALFRAGGFVVGCLVCVDLLYPELVRRLASAGAEVLVNPASISADRRGLWRAVGLVRAFENSVYVAAALGTGYRYADGRPAAGGSYVASPNGGLVDFGEEAGVYTARISRSELDYARSRRRYLEDVARGAPEVDLNTHGL
- the tsaA gene encoding tRNA (N6-threonylcarbamoyladenosine(37)-N6)-methyltransferase TrmO; translation: MSCPICLKPVGVVEVGLPRLGRVDKYDFVSVIRIFDEYVEGLGGLEEYSHAFIIWLFHETRGVKLKLRPWGREDFPEVGIFATRFTQRPNPIALSIVKIVEVDPPRLRVLGLDAWSGSPVLDIKPYDHLDVVNEFRTPDWFEEFFKETRGGLPRWLGPSR